From the genome of Geothrix sp. 21YS21S-4, one region includes:
- a CDS encoding NifU family protein: MLPASDEGRLEPVGRPEKQVMIRMDAHSGGACGSCPASLTGTLVAIEGMLQKEVDPEIVVISV; encoded by the coding sequence TTGCTCCCCGCAAGCGATGAGGGCCGACTGGAACCGGTGGGCCGCCCCGAGAAGCAGGTCATGATCCGGATGGATGCTCATAGTGGGGGCGCCTGCGGAAGCTGCCCCGCGAGCCTGACGGGCACGCTGGTCGCCATCGAAGGCATGCTCCAGAAGGAAGTCGATCCGGAGATCGTCGTCATCTCCGTCTAG
- a CDS encoding NRDE family protein: MCLIAFLWRPGSPEPLRLAANRDEFHARPTAPLSWWEGGRILAGRDLQAGGTWLGLSRDGRLAALTNFRSPAPRPEDAPSRGTLPAAFLAERQSARAFVEDLRPTASAYAPFNLLLFDGEALVGYESRHDRAVAFDPGLHVVSNGDFDEPWPKAEALRAALTEGFPSDAELLRILADERRSSDAELPRTGVPLEIERALSPIFVRTPTYGTRVSTLVRVGRSSADVLEQGYEPIETARRTEIAFDF; encoded by the coding sequence ATGTGCCTGATCGCCTTCCTGTGGCGCCCCGGAAGCCCCGAGCCCCTGCGCCTGGCCGCCAACCGCGACGAGTTCCACGCCCGCCCCACGGCGCCCCTGAGCTGGTGGGAGGGCGGCCGGATCCTGGCCGGGCGGGACCTTCAGGCGGGCGGAACCTGGCTGGGCCTCTCCCGGGACGGCCGCCTGGCGGCCCTGACCAACTTCCGGAGTCCGGCGCCGCGGCCCGAGGACGCCCCGTCCCGCGGGACGCTTCCCGCCGCATTTCTTGCTGAGAGGCAATCCGCGAGGGCGTTCGTGGAGGATCTCCGCCCCACCGCGTCCGCCTACGCGCCCTTCAACCTGCTGCTCTTCGACGGCGAGGCCCTGGTCGGCTACGAAAGCCGGCACGACCGCGCCGTGGCCTTCGATCCCGGCCTCCACGTCGTCTCCAACGGCGACTTCGACGAACCCTGGCCCAAGGCCGAAGCCCTCCGCGCCGCGCTGACGGAGGGCTTTCCATCGGACGCCGAGCTGTTGCGGATCCTGGCGGACGAGCGCCGGTCCTCCGACGCCGAGCTTCCCCGCACGGGCGTTCCCCTGGAGATCGAGCGGGCACTGTCGCCCATCTTCGTCCGAACGCCCACCTACGGCACGCGCGTCTCCACGCTGGTGCGGGTGGGAAGGTCCTCCGCCGACGTCCTCGAGCAGGGTTATGAGCCCATCGAAACCGCGCGCCGGACGGAGATCGCCTTCGACTTCTAG
- a CDS encoding 30S ribosomal protein S1, with the protein MSKLEAIIKGMAPKQMGRITVLDTAFEEDNPESQEFLAALQGETRGLREEEVVRGVVVEIRGKDVIVDIGYKGSGTVNLDEFNNPDGTQGVQVGEVVEVLLEMLEDANGNVRLSRERAEKMKIWDEVEKAFRSNMTVHGTVLEKVKGGLAVDIGIRAFLPGSQVDMKPVRNLDPYLGKSFDMKVIKVNRRRGNIVLSRKLFLETINASLKEETLAGLEEGKLVEGTIKNITEYGAFVDLGGVDGLLHITDMSWGRLNHPSEMFQVGDKVEVAVLKYDKDTERVSLGYKQKFPDPWLSVEERYPIQATVKGKVVSITDYGAFVELEPGIEGLVHVSEMSWTKKVKSAKGMVNLGDQVEALILQVDSENRRISLGMKQITPNPWMAIAEKYQPGMIVTGVVRNITEFGAFVELEEGIDGLIHVSDFSWTKKIKHPGEIVKKGDSVTAKVLNLDPLAQRMSLGVKQMEPNVWEIFFESHNVGDVLTGKIARLTDFGAFVDLGDGIEGLVHVSELSRKRVEDIQKEFTAGQDLTMKIVKLDPTERRIGLSVKQLEQDMERGDMEAAKARQPEFKKATLADAFNKAERE; encoded by the coding sequence ATGTCCAAGTTAGAAGCAATCATCAAGGGGATGGCCCCCAAGCAGATGGGCCGCATCACCGTGCTGGACACGGCCTTTGAGGAGGACAACCCGGAGAGCCAGGAGTTCCTGGCCGCCCTGCAGGGCGAAACCCGCGGCCTCCGCGAAGAGGAAGTCGTGCGGGGCGTCGTCGTGGAAATCCGCGGCAAGGACGTCATCGTCGACATCGGCTACAAGGGCTCGGGCACCGTCAACCTGGATGAGTTCAACAATCCCGACGGCACCCAGGGCGTCCAGGTGGGCGAGGTCGTCGAAGTGCTGCTCGAGATGCTGGAGGACGCCAACGGCAACGTGCGCCTCAGCCGCGAGCGCGCCGAGAAGATGAAGATCTGGGACGAGGTCGAGAAGGCCTTCCGCTCCAACATGACCGTCCACGGCACCGTCCTGGAGAAGGTCAAGGGCGGCCTGGCGGTGGACATCGGCATCCGGGCCTTCCTGCCCGGCAGCCAGGTGGACATGAAGCCCGTCCGCAACCTGGATCCCTACCTCGGCAAGTCCTTCGACATGAAGGTCATCAAGGTGAACCGCCGCCGGGGCAACATCGTGCTGTCCCGCAAGCTGTTCCTCGAGACCATCAACGCGAGCCTGAAGGAAGAGACCCTGGCGGGCCTCGAGGAAGGCAAGCTGGTCGAGGGCACCATCAAGAACATCACCGAGTACGGCGCCTTCGTCGACCTCGGCGGTGTGGACGGCCTGCTGCACATCACCGACATGTCCTGGGGCCGGCTCAACCACCCCAGCGAGATGTTCCAGGTGGGCGACAAGGTCGAAGTGGCCGTGCTCAAGTACGACAAGGACACGGAGCGCGTCAGCCTCGGCTACAAGCAGAAGTTCCCGGATCCCTGGCTGTCCGTGGAGGAGCGCTACCCCATCCAGGCCACGGTCAAGGGCAAGGTCGTCTCCATCACCGACTACGGCGCATTCGTGGAGCTGGAGCCCGGCATCGAGGGCCTGGTCCACGTCTCCGAGATGAGCTGGACCAAGAAGGTCAAGTCCGCCAAGGGCATGGTCAACCTGGGCGACCAAGTCGAGGCCCTGATCCTGCAGGTCGACAGCGAGAACCGCCGCATCAGCCTCGGCATGAAGCAGATCACCCCCAACCCCTGGATGGCCATCGCCGAGAAGTACCAGCCCGGCATGATCGTCACGGGCGTGGTCCGCAACATCACCGAGTTCGGCGCCTTCGTCGAGCTGGAAGAGGGCATCGACGGCCTGATCCACGTGTCCGACTTCAGCTGGACCAAGAAGATCAAGCACCCCGGCGAGATCGTGAAGAAGGGCGACAGCGTCACCGCCAAGGTCCTCAACCTGGATCCCCTGGCCCAGCGCATGAGCCTCGGCGTGAAGCAGATGGAACCCAACGTCTGGGAGATCTTCTTCGAGAGCCACAACGTCGGCGACGTCCTCACCGGCAAGATCGCCCGGCTGACCGACTTCGGCGCCTTCGTCGACCTCGGCGACGGCATCGAGGGCCTGGTGCACGTCTCCGAACTGAGCCGCAAGCGGGTGGAGGACATCCAGAAGGAGTTCACCGCCGGCCAGGACCTCACCATGAAGATCGTCAAGCTCGATCCCACCGAGCGGCGCATCGGCCTCTCCGTCAAGCAGCTGGAGCAGGACATGGAGCGCGGCGACATGGAAGCCGCCAAGGCCCGCCAGCCCGAGTTCAAGAAGGCGACGCTGGCCGACGCCTTCAACAAGGCCGAGCGGGAGTAG
- a CDS encoding pentapeptide repeat-containing protein, with protein sequence MSELTRKEVVFILKSGKNFQRTDLSGLDLRGFDFSGANLSEANLAGAVLNETRLSGANLAGADLRLANLDEADLEGANLSRARLAGANFAGANLSGTDLTFFDIQQYEPATVPNLHGAVLAGAALTGVILTGVNLSGKNLRGANLSGADLRQTILEGADLRGANVSQANLVGANLAGADLSGANLQGATLGGANLNLANLGGSNLSDADLHWASLTEANLEGANLSRANLKGTNLSGANLRGADLRHLDILKYEKDDVPKLKGANLSGANLHGTNLRAMDLGRTNLSGADLAETVLRQANLEGADLHEANLRAADLSGCNLSGAGLVGANLGAAQLGGAVLSNTDLRGADLTGADLRDINLGGANLSGANLTGASLTGAQLDGAVLVGTLLVGANLASVDLSRKNMKGADLSRADLTHANLDGASLAGALFTDAKLQETHLGGANLRGAKLSGDDLRTANLCGADLSEADLSGADLAGSILSANLHEANLFAANLRGATLDRAVLTGANLSAVDLSGFVLEGMDLNRAVLNGANLAGAKLRGAIFRGAQALGADLSGTDLASADLRNSDFSGSNFFACNLEGANLREANLASLPTESRGEYRTNLSNSNLSRTNLSGANLYQANLNEANLVNADLTGASLVWADLRGVDLRQTSLKNTDLRQANLDGANLCGADLRETILQDAYLDGANLSGANLSGVNLSGADLRHTNLIDASLDGADLSSANLNGANMVWANLSGANLGRANLNRAKLSGANLGGADLREANLDEANLDATNLTGAKR encoded by the coding sequence ATGAGCGAACTTACCCGGAAGGAAGTGGTCTTCATCCTCAAGTCGGGGAAGAACTTCCAGCGCACCGATTTGAGCGGCCTCGACCTGCGGGGCTTCGACTTCTCCGGGGCCAACCTGTCCGAAGCCAACCTGGCGGGCGCGGTGCTCAACGAGACGCGCCTGAGCGGCGCCAACCTCGCCGGCGCGGATCTCCGCCTGGCCAACCTCGACGAAGCGGATCTGGAGGGCGCCAACCTCAGCCGCGCGCGCCTCGCCGGGGCCAATTTCGCGGGCGCCAACCTCTCCGGCACCGACCTCACCTTCTTCGACATCCAGCAGTACGAGCCCGCCACCGTGCCCAACCTCCATGGGGCGGTCCTCGCCGGCGCGGCGCTCACCGGCGTGATCCTCACGGGCGTGAACCTCAGCGGCAAGAATCTGCGCGGCGCCAACCTCAGCGGCGCCGACCTCCGCCAGACCATCCTCGAAGGCGCGGACCTGCGCGGCGCCAACGTGAGCCAGGCCAACCTGGTGGGCGCCAACCTCGCGGGCGCGGACCTCTCCGGCGCCAACCTCCAGGGCGCCACCCTGGGCGGAGCCAACCTGAACCTGGCCAACCTGGGCGGGAGCAACCTGTCGGACGCCGATCTCCACTGGGCCAGCCTCACAGAGGCCAACCTGGAGGGCGCGAACCTCAGCCGGGCGAACCTGAAGGGCACCAACCTCAGCGGGGCCAACCTGCGCGGCGCGGACCTCCGGCACCTCGACATCCTGAAGTACGAAAAGGACGACGTGCCCAAGCTGAAGGGCGCGAACCTCAGCGGCGCCAACCTGCACGGGACCAACCTGCGGGCCATGGACCTGGGCCGCACCAACCTCAGCGGCGCGGATCTCGCCGAGACCGTCCTCCGCCAGGCCAACCTCGAAGGCGCCGACCTACACGAGGCCAACCTGCGGGCCGCGGACCTCAGCGGCTGCAACCTCAGCGGCGCGGGGCTCGTCGGCGCCAACCTCGGCGCGGCCCAGCTCGGCGGCGCGGTCCTCAGCAACACGGATCTGCGCGGCGCGGATCTCACGGGCGCCGACCTGCGGGACATCAACCTCGGCGGCGCCAACCTCAGCGGCGCCAACCTGACGGGCGCGAGCCTCACCGGTGCGCAGCTCGACGGCGCGGTCCTCGTGGGCACCCTGCTCGTGGGCGCCAACCTCGCCAGCGTGGACCTCTCCCGCAAGAACATGAAGGGCGCGGATCTCTCCCGCGCCGACCTCACCCACGCCAACCTGGACGGGGCCAGCCTCGCCGGCGCCCTGTTCACCGACGCCAAGCTGCAGGAGACCCACCTGGGCGGCGCCAACCTCCGGGGCGCCAAGCTCAGCGGGGACGACCTCCGCACTGCCAACCTCTGCGGCGCGGACCTGTCGGAAGCCGACCTCTCCGGCGCCGATCTGGCGGGCAGCATCCTCAGCGCCAACCTGCACGAGGCCAACCTCTTCGCCGCCAACCTCCGGGGCGCCACGCTGGACCGCGCGGTTCTCACCGGCGCGAACCTGTCCGCGGTGGACCTCAGCGGCTTCGTCCTCGAAGGCATGGACTTGAACCGGGCCGTCCTGAACGGCGCCAACCTCGCCGGCGCCAAGCTGCGGGGCGCCATCTTCCGCGGCGCCCAGGCCCTGGGCGCGGACCTCAGCGGCACGGACCTCGCGAGCGCGGACCTCCGGAACTCGGATTTCAGCGGATCCAACTTCTTCGCCTGCAACCTCGAAGGCGCGAACCTGCGGGAGGCCAACCTCGCGTCCCTCCCCACGGAATCCCGCGGCGAGTACCGCACCAACCTGAGCAACTCCAACCTCAGCCGAACCAACCTCAGCGGCGCCAATCTCTACCAGGCCAATCTGAACGAGGCGAACCTCGTGAACGCCGACCTCACCGGCGCCAGCCTGGTGTGGGCCGACCTCCGGGGCGTGGATCTCCGCCAGACCTCCCTCAAGAACACGGACCTGCGCCAGGCCAACCTGGACGGCGCCAACCTGTGCGGCGCGGACCTGCGCGAGACGATCCTCCAGGACGCCTACCTGGACGGGGCCAACCTCTCGGGCGCCAACCTCTCGGGCGTGAACCTGTCCGGCGCCGACCTGCGCCACACCAACCTGATCGACGCCAGCCTCGACGGCGCCGACCTGAGTTCCGCCAACCTCAACGGCGCGAACATGGTGTGGGCCAACCTGAGCGGCGCCAACCTCGGCCGGGCGAACCTCAACCGGGCCAAGCTCAGCGGCGCCAACCTCGGCGGCGCGGACCTGCGCGAAGCCAACCTGGACGAAGCGAACCTGGACGCCACCAACCTCACCGGCGCCAAGCGCTGA
- a CDS encoding polymer-forming cytoskeletal protein translates to MFGRAKINGTSRTAAAPAATVLGEGSRWQGEIRTGTTSLRIEGELEGTILSEGHVTIAPTGHVRGAVHAQRLTVMGRAEGVFKVAGCLEILGAGWVEGEVQLETLVVDEGGTLMGSCSQHTTAPSATAPVEREPVPLVPRRDEWTPERPERYAPSASGTHDFIPAGRIPDRRF, encoded by the coding sequence ATGTTCGGCCGCGCAAAGATCAATGGAACGTCGCGGACCGCCGCCGCCCCCGCCGCGACGGTGCTGGGCGAGGGCTCCCGCTGGCAGGGCGAGATCCGCACCGGCACCACCAGCCTGCGGATCGAAGGGGAGCTGGAGGGCACCATCCTGAGCGAGGGGCACGTCACCATCGCCCCCACCGGGCACGTGCGCGGGGCCGTGCACGCCCAGCGCCTGACGGTGATGGGCCGGGCCGAAGGCGTGTTCAAGGTGGCGGGCTGCCTGGAGATCCTGGGCGCGGGCTGGGTCGAGGGTGAGGTCCAGCTGGAAACGCTGGTGGTGGACGAGGGCGGAACGCTGATGGGGAGCTGCTCGCAGCACACCACCGCCCCATCCGCGACGGCGCCGGTGGAGCGCGAGCCCGTTCCCCTGGTGCCCCGGCGGGACGAGTGGACCCCCGAGCGCCCGGAGCGCTACGCGCCTTCCGCCAGCGGCACCCACGATTTCATTCCCGCGGGACGGATTCCCGACCGGCGGTTCTGA
- a CDS encoding exonuclease SbcCD subunit D, with protein MRFLHTSDWHLGKTLCNANLLEDQAHALDQVAAMVKEAGAEALVVAGDLYDRAVPPKDAVALLDEFLDRIVRGLGVPVLIIAGNHDSPERLGFASGFLGTQGLHVAGPLDADAAPVVIGGTAFHLLPYADPAMARHAFQAEGVRTHQDVLAAQLARARAVHPADHRFVAVAHAFVAGGEGSDSELGLAIGGTGEVDAGLFRECDYAALGHLHRPQQAGFAHVRYAGSLLKYSASEAGHAKSATLVELPERGPARTEILPFSPRRDLRRLRGRFDDLLRGPEGNADDYLFLELEDTGPVLDAMARLRRIYPNILGIQPAPRPTTPTETALSAAADRELDPALLFDAFFRGAAGRPMDEAERELFREVAGRNLSGEAPE; from the coding sequence ATGCGCTTTCTCCATACGTCCGACTGGCACCTCGGCAAGACCCTTTGCAATGCCAACCTTCTGGAGGACCAGGCCCACGCCCTCGACCAGGTGGCGGCGATGGTCAAGGAGGCCGGCGCCGAGGCCCTTGTCGTGGCGGGCGACCTCTACGACCGCGCGGTGCCGCCCAAGGACGCCGTGGCGCTGCTGGACGAATTCCTGGATCGGATCGTGCGCGGGCTGGGGGTGCCCGTCCTGATCATCGCGGGCAACCACGACAGCCCCGAGCGCCTGGGCTTCGCTTCGGGCTTCCTGGGCACCCAGGGGCTGCACGTGGCGGGGCCCCTCGACGCCGACGCCGCCCCCGTGGTCATCGGGGGAACGGCCTTCCACCTTCTGCCCTACGCCGATCCGGCCATGGCGCGCCATGCGTTCCAGGCGGAGGGCGTGCGGACCCACCAGGATGTCCTCGCGGCCCAACTGGCTCGCGCCCGCGCCGTCCACCCCGCGGATCACCGCTTCGTGGCCGTGGCCCACGCCTTCGTCGCGGGGGGCGAGGGCTCCGATTCCGAGCTGGGCCTCGCCATCGGCGGCACTGGCGAGGTGGACGCCGGCCTGTTCAGGGAGTGCGACTACGCGGCCCTGGGCCACCTCCACCGGCCCCAGCAGGCGGGCTTCGCCCACGTCCGCTACGCGGGCAGCCTCCTGAAATACAGCGCCTCCGAAGCCGGCCATGCGAAATCCGCCACCCTGGTGGAGCTGCCGGAGCGCGGCCCCGCCCGCACCGAGATCCTGCCCTTCAGCCCGCGCCGGGACCTCCGCCGGCTCCGGGGGCGGTTCGACGACCTTCTGCGCGGCCCTGAGGGGAACGCCGACGACTACCTGTTCCTGGAGCTGGAGGACACCGGTCCGGTCCTGGACGCCATGGCGCGCCTCCGCCGAATCTACCCCAACATCCTCGGCATCCAGCCCGCGCCGCGCCCCACCACGCCCACCGAAACGGCCCTTTCCGCCGCCGCGGATCGGGAGCTGGATCCCGCCCTGCTGTTCGACGCCTTCTTCCGGGGAGCCGCCGGGCGTCCCATGGACGAAGCCGAGCGCGAACTCTTCCGCGAAGTGGCGGGCCGCAACCTGTCGGGGGAGGCCCCCGAATGA